A window of the Phragmites australis chromosome 20, lpPhrAust1.1, whole genome shotgun sequence genome harbors these coding sequences:
- the LOC133902012 gene encoding uncharacterized protein LOC133902012, with protein sequence MTSKLDKRYCALVEMRNSIASCIGSQTYERNTNMGDFDVFANCYVPLHGSVQHNLIIWMARVTRPLGQTNIELHKESQYGAELLFYLLYQHKKYVTNAKSLEIFLVIAQKVRLRWIQMMSALVEAEL encoded by the exons ATGACATCTAAGCTCGATAAGAGATATTGCGCTCTGGTTGAG ATGCGCAATTCTATTGCTTCATGCATTGGTAGCCAAACATATGAGAGAAATACAAATATGGGAGATTTTGATGTTTTTGCTAATTGCTATGTTCCGCTTCATGGTTCTGTGCAACACAATTTAATAATTTGGATGGCTCGG GTGACGAGACCACTCGGGCAAACGAATATAGAGCTG CACAAGGAATCACAGTACGGGGCGGAGTTGCTTTTTTACCTGTTGTaccaacataaaaaatatgttacaaATGCAAAAAGTCTGGAGATCTTTCTCGTGATTGCCCAGAAAGTACGTCTGAGATGGATCCAAATGATGTCAGCATTGGTAGAAGCAGAGTTGTAG
- the LOC133902224 gene encoding transcription factor MYC1-like: MDELLSPCSSFSPHSPASFFSHAGHPVIEFASCEVPEQWLLGDVVAKSEGYDNGEELWPMGSSLSPDSELSEQRRPPPPPLLQQQEPSVTVPAQRPGKRRGRKPGPRPDGATVSHVEAERQRREKLNRRFCDLRAAVPTVSRMDKASLLADAAAYIAELRARVARLEAESRRAAAARWEPSVAASSSSCAVQGTGVVDEAVEVRMMGPDAAAVRATSASPHAPARLMGALRALDLHVQHACVSRVHGMTVQDVVVDVPAALQDDDGLRAALLQMMQDSD, translated from the coding sequence ATGGACGAGCTGCTCTCGCCGTGCTCCTCCTTCTCGCCGCACTCGCCGGCATCCTTCTTCTCCCACGCTGGCCACCCGGTCATCGAGTTCGCCTCCTGCGAGGTCCCCGAGCAATGGCTGCTCGGCGACGTCGTGGCCAAGAGCGAGGGCTACGACAACGGAGAGGAGCTGTGGCCCATGGGGTCCTCACTCTCCCCAGACTCTGAGCTCTCCGAGCAGCggcggccgcctcctccgccactgctgcagcagcaggagcCGAGCGTCACGGTCCCGGCGCAGCGGCCGGGGAAGAGGCGCGGACGGAAGCCCGGTCCCCGCCCGGACGGCGCCACCGTGAGCCACGTGGAGGCCGAGCGGCAGCGCCGGGAGAAGCTGAACCGCCGGTTCTGCGACCTCCGCGCCGCCGTCCCCACCGTCTCCCGCATGGACAaggcctccctcctcgccgacgccgccgcctaCATCGCCGAGCTCCGCGCCCGCGTCGCGCGGCTCGAGGCCGAGTCGAGGCGGGCCGCCGCGGCCAGGTGGGAGCCCAGCgtcgcggcctcctcctcctcctgcgccGTCCAAGGCACGGGCGTCGTCGACGAGGCGGTGGAGGTGCGGATGATGGGGCCGGACGCGGCCGCGGTGCGCGCCACGAGCGCGAGCCCGCACGCGCCCGCGCGGCTGATGGGCGCGCTCCGGGCCCTGGATCTTCACGTCCAGCACGCCTGCGTCAGCCGCGTGCACGGCATGACCGTGCAGGACGTGGTCGTGGACGTGCCCGCCGCGCTGCAGGACGACGACGGCCTACGCGCTGCGCTGCTCCAGATGATGCAGGACAGCGACTAG